The Arachis hypogaea cultivar Tifrunner chromosome 16, arahy.Tifrunner.gnm2.J5K5, whole genome shotgun sequence genome contains a region encoding:
- the LOC112754568 gene encoding uncharacterized protein isoform X3 encodes MESFVIILVEMSDPKYAYPYPAQGEIVVLVGYYQGPPVMAPPQYAAAPPPRRNTGFLEGCLAALCCCCLLDECCCDPSII; translated from the exons ATGGAA AGCTTTGTGATTATTTTGGTGGAAATGAGTGATCCCAAGTATGCATATCCCTACCCTGCTCAAGGAG AAATTGTTGTGCTGGTAGGTTATTATCAAGGTCCTCCAGTGATGGCACCGCCACAATATGCTGCTGCACCACCACCAAGAAGAAATACTGGCTTCCTTGAGGGATG TCTTGCAGCTTTGTGTTGTTGCTGCCTCCTAGATGAGTGCTGCTGTGACCCGTCCATCATATAA
- the LOC112754568 gene encoding uncharacterized protein isoform X1 — protein sequence MSYISVHCLSLSTAITTSVWLVPKHSQPLEDASQHPLLLNLEDFHLIQYLKIVRPVAEKEPSNALDSFVIILVEMSDPKYAYPYPAQGEIVVLVGYYQGPPVMAPPQYAAAPPPRRNTGFLEGCLAALCCCCLLDECCCDPSII from the exons ATGTCATATATCTCTGTCCACTGCTTATCTCTATCCACTGCTATAACAACTTCAGTTTGGTTGGTCCCCAAGCATTCACAGCCACTAGAAGATGCATCACAACACCCTTTACTGCTAAATCTGGAGGATTTTCACTTAATTCA ATACTTAAAGATTGTGAGACCTGTAGCGGAAAAGGAGCCATCGAATGCCCTAGAT AGCTTTGTGATTATTTTGGTGGAAATGAGTGATCCCAAGTATGCATATCCCTACCCTGCTCAAGGAG AAATTGTTGTGCTGGTAGGTTATTATCAAGGTCCTCCAGTGATGGCACCGCCACAATATGCTGCTGCACCACCACCAAGAAGAAATACTGGCTTCCTTGAGGGATG TCTTGCAGCTTTGTGTTGTTGCTGCCTCCTAGATGAGTGCTGCTGTGACCCGTCCATCATATAA
- the LOC112754568 gene encoding uncharacterized protein isoform X4: MESFVIILVEMSDPKYAYPYPAQGGYYQGPPVMAPPQYAAAPPPRRNTGFLEGCLAALCCCCLLDECCCDPSII; this comes from the exons ATGGAA AGCTTTGTGATTATTTTGGTGGAAATGAGTGATCCCAAGTATGCATATCCCTACCCTGCTCAAGGAG GTTATTATCAAGGTCCTCCAGTGATGGCACCGCCACAATATGCTGCTGCACCACCACCAAGAAGAAATACTGGCTTCCTTGAGGGATG TCTTGCAGCTTTGTGTTGTTGCTGCCTCCTAGATGAGTGCTGCTGTGACCCGTCCATCATATAA
- the LOC112754568 gene encoding uncharacterized protein isoform X2, with product MSYISVHCLSLSTAITTSVWLVPKHSQPLEDASQHPLLLNLEDFHLIQYLKIVRPVAEKEPSNALDSFVIILVEMSDPKYAYPYPAQGGYYQGPPVMAPPQYAAAPPPRRNTGFLEGCLAALCCCCLLDECCCDPSII from the exons ATGTCATATATCTCTGTCCACTGCTTATCTCTATCCACTGCTATAACAACTTCAGTTTGGTTGGTCCCCAAGCATTCACAGCCACTAGAAGATGCATCACAACACCCTTTACTGCTAAATCTGGAGGATTTTCACTTAATTCA ATACTTAAAGATTGTGAGACCTGTAGCGGAAAAGGAGCCATCGAATGCCCTAGAT AGCTTTGTGATTATTTTGGTGGAAATGAGTGATCCCAAGTATGCATATCCCTACCCTGCTCAAGGAG GTTATTATCAAGGTCCTCCAGTGATGGCACCGCCACAATATGCTGCTGCACCACCACCAAGAAGAAATACTGGCTTCCTTGAGGGATG TCTTGCAGCTTTGTGTTGTTGCTGCCTCCTAGATGAGTGCTGCTGTGACCCGTCCATCATATAA